In one Lolium rigidum isolate FL_2022 chromosome 3, APGP_CSIRO_Lrig_0.1, whole genome shotgun sequence genomic region, the following are encoded:
- the LOC124698026 gene encoding UDP-galactose/UDP-glucose transporter 2-like: MTGGGEEQGRRLFGVSLTDRPVWQQFLICSSGFFFGYLVNGICEEYVYNRLQFSYGWYFTFVQGFVYLGLIRLQGFTMKQMVNPWRTYVRLSAVLMGSNGLTKGSLAFLNYPAQIMFKSTKVLPVMIMGAFIPGLRRKYPFHEYVSAVMLVIGLILFTLADAQTSPNFSMIGVTMVSAALVMDAFLGNLQEAIFKMNPDTTQMEMLFCSTVVGLPFLAVPMVLTGELTTAWSACSQHLYVYAVLVFEAMATFVGQVSVLSLIALFGAATTAMVTTARKAVTLLLSYLIFTKPMTEQHVSGLLLITMGIVLRLLPEDKEKKNLAERKQAKMVAQLGEDKRRGDGVEEEKSPLV; encoded by the exons ATGACCGGCGGCGGGGAGGAGCAGGGGAGGCGGCTCTTCGGCGTCTCGCTCACGGACAGGCCTGTCTGGCAGCAGTTCCTCATCTGCtcctccggcttcttcttcggctaCCTCGTCAATGGCATCTGCGAG GAATACGTCTACAACCGGCTTCAGTTCAG CTACGGATGGTACTTCACTTTCGTGCAGGGGTTCGTGTACCTGGGCCTCATACGGCTGCAGGGGTTCACGATGAAGCAGATGGTGAACCCGTGGCGGACCTACGTGCGCCTCTCCGCCGTGCTCATGGGCTCCAACGGACTCACCAAGGGCTCCCTCGCCTTCCTCAATTACCCCGCACAGATCATGTTCAAATCCACCAAG GTTTTGCCGGTGATGATAATGGGGGCATTCATCCCCGGTTTAAGACGCAAGTACCCGTTCCATGAGTACGTATCGGCAGTGATGCTTGTCATCGGCCTCATACTTTTCACGCTCGCGGACGCACAAACATCGCCTAATTTCAGCATGATTGGTGTGACCATGGTGTCCGCTGCGCTCGTCATGGATGCTTTCCTCGGTAACCTGCAAGAAGCCATCTTTAAGATGAACCCAGACACCACACAG ATGGAGATGCTGTTCTGCTCAACTGTTGTTGGACTACCATTCCTTGCCGTGCCAATGGTGTTAACCGGGGAGCTCACAACGGCATGGAGTGCGTGTTCTCAG CACTTGTACGTGTACGCTGTGCTGGTGTTCGAGGCGATGGCAACGTTCGTCGGGCAGGTGTCGGTGCTGTCCCTAATCGCGCTCTTTGGCGCCGCGACGACAGCCATGGTGACGACAGCGAGGAAGGCGGTGACCCTGCTCCTGTCGTACCTGATATTCACGAAGCCCATGACGGAGCAGCACGTCTCAGGGCTCCTACTGATAACCATGGGGATCGTGCTGAGGCTCCTGCCAGaggacaaggagaagaagaacCTGGCTGAGCGCAAGCAGGCAAAGATGGTGGCGCAGCTCGGCGAGGACAAGCGGCGAGGAGATGGAGTAGAGGAGGAGAAATCGCCGTTAGTATGA